The following coding sequences lie in one Arachis hypogaea cultivar Tifrunner chromosome 4, arahy.Tifrunner.gnm2.J5K5, whole genome shotgun sequence genomic window:
- the LOC140184122 gene encoding uncharacterized protein, with protein MIKKRKWGEKETVLLTEECSAIIQKKLSQKMKDPGSFQIPCIIGDINIEKALCVLGASINLMSFAMMKRMRIKEAKPTRMALQLADRTFKFLYGVVEDLLVKVGEFIFPADFVVLDMEEEANTSIILGRSLLATAGAIIDVQKEELVLRLHEEKMTNRQAEVSNREIKRILEKVVNPQKKDWSSRMGDALWAYRTTYKTPIEMSPFRIVFGKPCHLPVEIQHRAYWAVKNCNLELKGAGMESKLQLEELECLRLEAYENAQFYKEKAKTFHDQNNRRKSFKIGDEVLVYNSRLRLMLEKLRSRWDGPFKVVDVKPYGVVEVIHLINGIKFKINGHRVKLYHTQAKNAKELEVFLLGEVPK; from the exons atgataaagaaaagaaaatggggaGAAAAGGAAACTGTACTGCTCACAGAAGAATGTAGTGCAATTATACAAAAGAAGCTTTCCCAAAAgatgaaggatcctgggagctttcaaatcccctgcatcataggggatataAACATTGAGAAGgcattgtgtgttttgggagctagcatcaaccttaTGTCCTTCGCCATGATGAAGAGAATGAGAATTaaagaagccaaaccaacaagaatggcacttcaACTAGCTGATAGGACATTCAAGTTTCTCTATGGAGTGGTAGAAGACTTGTTGGTTAAGGTGGGGGAGTTCAttttcccagctgattttgtggtgcTTGACATGGAGGAAGAGGCTAATACATCAATCATACTAGGGAGATCATTATTGGCAACAGCTGGGGCTataattgatgtacaaaaagaaGAGTTGGTCCTAAGACTGCATGAAGAAAAGATG ACCAATAGACAAGCAGAAGTATCCAACAGGGAGATTAAGAGAATCTTAGAGAAAGTGGTTAACCCACAAAAGAAGGATTGGAGTTCCAGAATGGGAGATGCGTTATGGGCTTATAGGACCACTTACAAGACCCCAATCGAAATGAGCCCCTTTCGTATTGTTTTTGGGAAGCCTTGCCATCTTCCAGTTGAAATCCAACATAGAGCTTATTGGGCTGTGAAGAATTGTAATCTAGAGTTGAAGGGGGCGGGAATGGAAAGTAAGCTCCAATTGGAGGAATTGGAATGTCTTAGATtagaagcatatgagaatgctcagttctacaaggaaaaagccaagaCATTCCATGACCAAAATAATAGGAGGAAGAGCTTTAAGATAGGTGATGAGGTGCTCGTGTACAATTCAAGATTGCGATTGATGCTCGAAAAGTTGAGATCTAGGTGGGACGGTCCGTTTAAGGTGGTGGATGTCAAGCCTTATGGAGTAGTGGAAGTGATTCACCTTATCAATGGGATCAAGTTCAAAATCAATGGTCATAGGGTGAAACTCTATCACACTCAAGCAAAGAATGCCAAGGAGTTGGAGGTTTTCCTCCTTGGAGAAGTTCCTAAGTGA